Proteins co-encoded in one Microbacterium hydrocarbonoxydans genomic window:
- the lnt gene encoding apolipoprotein N-acyltransferase, which translates to MADSRARERPLIPLWAAVLTAALSAIVMDLAYPDVAIWVLAFPATGALLVSLIGRRAGGALLVGAIYGVLFFGLLVSWTSRYLGPVPWAALSVVEGALTAVALIPITLAYRWIPAASPGRWGRLLLLPAVVAALWVGRETFVGSWPYGGFPWARLGMSQAQSPLAHVTSWIGVAGLSFLMVFLVALLIEIVRTESWRRPLALLAPALVAVVLLLTPLFPTSAAGTMRIAAVQGNGPTGYFDEREPYSVVQAQTAATAPLVGEDIDLLVWPEGSLDYDPFRSEALARRMTLVSTRIGAPLLANAATERDGRFYNTSMLWTEQGTADQIHDKRHPVPFGEYVPDRAFFNALAPDLIGLLQRDYMPGSNAPVVDVDGVTVGLAICFDVIYDDVIRTGIEDGAQVLVFQTNNADFRGTDENVQQLAFARMRAIETGRSVVNVSTVGTSQVIRADGSTVSSLDAGEAGALLEDVELRTGLTAGVVLGSWVQQVLLWGGLGALVFGWWRARRR; encoded by the coding sequence ATGGCTGATTCCCGAGCGCGCGAGCGCCCGCTCATCCCTCTCTGGGCTGCAGTGCTCACTGCAGCTCTCTCTGCGATCGTCATGGATCTCGCCTACCCCGACGTCGCGATCTGGGTCCTTGCGTTCCCCGCTACGGGGGCGCTGCTCGTCAGCCTCATCGGGCGCAGAGCCGGGGGAGCACTGCTGGTCGGAGCGATCTACGGAGTGCTGTTCTTCGGCCTGCTGGTCTCGTGGACGTCGAGATACCTCGGGCCGGTTCCCTGGGCGGCGCTGAGCGTCGTGGAGGGCGCTCTGACTGCCGTGGCGCTGATCCCGATCACGCTCGCGTACCGCTGGATTCCCGCGGCTTCTCCGGGGCGTTGGGGGCGCCTGCTTCTGCTTCCCGCTGTCGTTGCGGCGCTCTGGGTCGGGCGAGAGACGTTCGTGGGTTCCTGGCCATACGGCGGCTTCCCCTGGGCGCGCCTCGGCATGAGTCAGGCGCAGAGTCCGTTGGCGCACGTGACGTCGTGGATCGGCGTTGCGGGGCTCAGCTTCCTGATGGTCTTTCTCGTCGCTCTTCTCATCGAGATCGTTCGGACGGAATCGTGGAGGCGTCCGCTCGCGCTCCTCGCACCGGCGCTCGTGGCCGTCGTTCTTCTGCTCACACCGCTGTTCCCGACGAGCGCCGCCGGAACGATGCGCATCGCGGCGGTGCAGGGGAACGGCCCCACCGGCTACTTCGACGAACGTGAACCGTATTCAGTGGTGCAGGCGCAGACAGCGGCGACGGCGCCGCTGGTCGGTGAGGACATCGATCTGCTGGTCTGGCCCGAAGGTTCGCTCGACTACGACCCCTTCCGATCGGAAGCTCTCGCGCGCCGCATGACACTCGTCTCCACCCGGATCGGCGCACCGCTGCTCGCCAACGCGGCGACGGAACGCGACGGGCGGTTCTACAACACCTCGATGCTGTGGACGGAGCAGGGAACCGCTGATCAGATCCACGACAAGCGGCATCCTGTGCCGTTCGGCGAGTACGTGCCCGACCGGGCCTTCTTCAACGCCCTGGCGCCCGATCTCATCGGGCTGCTGCAACGTGACTACATGCCCGGATCCAACGCCCCGGTGGTGGATGTCGACGGCGTGACAGTGGGCCTCGCGATCTGCTTCGACGTGATCTACGACGACGTCATCCGGACGGGAATCGAAGACGGCGCGCAGGTGCTCGTCTTCCAGACGAACAACGCCGACTTTCGCGGCACCGATGAGAACGTGCAGCAGCTCGCATTCGCCCGCATGCGTGCCATCGAGACCGGGCGCAGTGTCGTGAACGTGTCGACCGTCGGCACCAGCCAGGTCATCCGAGCGGATGGCTCGACAGTCTCGAGCCTCGACGCAGGAGAGGCCGGTGCGCTGCTCGAGGATGTCGAGCTGCGCACCGGCCTCACCGCGGGGGTCGTGTTGGGGTCGTGGGTGCAGCAGGTGCTGCTCTGGGGCGGACTCGGCGCACTCGTGTTCGGGTGGTGGCGCGCCCGCCGCCGGTAG
- a CDS encoding RNA polymerase-binding protein RbpA, with the protein MADRSLRGIRLGAQSLQSEEGVVFMERRETTYTCDTCGHVTNLMFAADAEPPQTWECRACGADARLNVDGQAVTLDASDEKAARTHWDMLMERRTRAELEELLEERLAFIRARRGAGEDPTREKIGA; encoded by the coding sequence ATGGCAGATCGCAGCCTGCGCGGCATCCGACTCGGCGCCCAGAGCCTACAGAGCGAAGAGGGCGTCGTTTTCATGGAGCGCCGTGAAACCACCTACACCTGTGACACCTGCGGCCACGTCACGAACCTGATGTTCGCGGCTGACGCAGAGCCGCCGCAGACCTGGGAGTGCCGTGCCTGCGGCGCGGACGCCCGCCTGAACGTCGACGGCCAGGCCGTGACGCTCGATGCGAGCGACGAGAAGGCAGCGCGCACCCACTGGGACATGCTCATGGAGCGGCGTACCCGCGCCGAGCTCGAAGAGCTGCTCGAAGAGCGTCTGGCCTTCATCCGTGCACGTCGCGGAGCCGGCGAAGACCCGACCCGCGAGAAGATCGGCGCCTGA
- a CDS encoding glycerophosphodiester phosphodiesterase family protein, translating to MTHPYFEKTAHPRVFAHRGLITAAGEESGVWENSAAAFAAAHAAGAEYIETDCRATADGDVVLFHDATMSRLTGDDRRVDQVSTRELATIFADHGGLLSVADAIDAFPRTRFNIDVKSADAAAPLGAILADHTHRVLVTSFTDAHRRATVAAILRAGADIPPATSGGSRTIAALRALSAARLPSARTLRGIDALQIPERHGRVRVLTPALLDAAHRHGTEVHVWTVNDVDEMRRLVAFGVDGVVTDRADLAVDALRD from the coding sequence GTGACGCACCCGTACTTTGAGAAGACGGCGCACCCGCGGGTCTTCGCCCACCGCGGGCTCATCACCGCGGCGGGCGAAGAATCCGGAGTGTGGGAGAACTCTGCAGCGGCATTCGCCGCAGCCCACGCGGCGGGCGCCGAGTACATAGAGACGGATTGCCGCGCGACGGCCGACGGCGATGTCGTGCTCTTCCACGACGCGACGATGAGCCGACTCACCGGTGACGACCGGCGCGTCGACCAGGTGTCCACACGCGAGCTCGCAACGATCTTCGCAGACCACGGCGGGCTTCTCAGCGTCGCCGACGCGATCGACGCATTCCCGCGAACGCGCTTCAACATCGATGTGAAATCCGCCGACGCGGCCGCCCCGCTGGGTGCGATCCTCGCCGATCACACTCACCGGGTCCTCGTGACGAGCTTCACCGACGCCCATCGCCGAGCGACAGTCGCAGCGATTCTCCGGGCGGGTGCCGACATACCTCCGGCGACGTCCGGTGGCAGCCGCACCATCGCCGCCCTGCGCGCACTGTCGGCCGCGCGCCTCCCCTCCGCTCGGACACTGCGCGGAATCGACGCGCTGCAGATCCCTGAGCGGCATGGGCGCGTGCGTGTGCTGACCCCCGCCCTTCTGGATGCGGCCCATCGTCACGGGACCGAAGTCCACGTGTGGACCGTGAACGATGTCGACGAGATGCGTCGCCTGGTTGCATTCGGGGTGGACGGTGTGGTCACAGACCGCGCGGATCTCGCCGTCGACGCCCTGCGCGACTGA
- a CDS encoding SPFH domain-containing protein: MDDSSFIPAAIGWILVIAIIIFVVVTLARSIRIIPQATAGVVERLGRYHKTLTPGLNILVPFIDRLRPLIDMREQVVSFPPQPVITEDNLVVSIDTVVYFQVTDARAATYEIANYLGAVEQLTTTTLRNVVGGLNLEEALTSRDNINGQLRVVLDEATGKWGIRVGRVELKAIDPPVSIQDSMEKQMRAERDRRAAILTAEGSKQSQILEAEGRRQAEILRAEGDKQAAVLRAQGEAEAIQNVFTAIHQGQPDDKLLAYQYLQMLPKISESSSSKLWIIPSELTEALKGIGSAFTPKPGQPPTGVPGA, encoded by the coding sequence GTGGACGACTCCTCGTTCATCCCCGCAGCCATCGGCTGGATCCTCGTCATCGCGATCATCATCTTCGTGGTGGTCACGCTGGCGCGCTCGATCCGCATCATCCCCCAGGCCACCGCAGGCGTCGTCGAACGCCTCGGCCGCTACCACAAGACCCTCACACCGGGACTCAACATCCTCGTCCCCTTCATCGACAGGCTGCGCCCGCTGATCGACATGCGCGAGCAGGTCGTGTCGTTCCCTCCCCAGCCGGTGATCACCGAGGACAACCTCGTCGTATCCATCGACACGGTCGTCTACTTCCAGGTGACGGATGCGCGCGCAGCGACGTATGAGATCGCGAACTACCTCGGCGCCGTCGAGCAGCTCACCACGACCACGCTGCGCAACGTCGTCGGTGGCCTCAACCTCGAGGAAGCGCTCACCAGCCGCGACAACATCAACGGGCAGCTGCGCGTGGTGCTCGACGAAGCGACAGGCAAGTGGGGCATCCGCGTGGGTCGCGTGGAACTGAAGGCCATCGATCCGCCCGTCTCCATCCAGGACTCGATGGAGAAGCAGATGCGAGCGGAGCGAGATCGTCGTGCCGCGATCCTCACGGCCGAGGGGTCGAAGCAGTCGCAGATCCTCGAAGCCGAAGGGCGCAGGCAGGCAGAGATCCTGCGTGCAGAGGGCGACAAGCAGGCAGCAGTGCTCCGCGCGCAGGGTGAAGCGGAGGCCATCCAGAACGTCTTCACCGCGATCCATCAGGGCCAGCCGGACGACAAACTCCTCGCCTACCAGTATCTGCAGATGCTTCCCAAGATCAGCGAGAGCTCGTCGAGCAAGCTCTGGATCATCCCGAGCGAACTCACCGAAGCACTGAAGGGCATCGGATCGGCGTTCACTCCCAAGCCCGGCCAGCCCCCCACCGGCGTTCCGGGCGCGTGA
- a CDS encoding NfeD family protein yields the protein MDTFATFIEFIDQWAWVGWLVLIALFLVIEMLTLDFTFLMLSFGSAVGLVTDFIGIPVWVQVLIAAAAAALFILFLRPPLIRRLHRGEDPTKSNVEALVGLRGTALQDITQISGQVKLSNGDTWTARIVGSMSIPQGSPIAVVAINGATATVRPVND from the coding sequence ATGGACACTTTCGCGACGTTCATCGAGTTCATCGACCAGTGGGCATGGGTCGGGTGGCTGGTCCTGATCGCGCTCTTCCTCGTGATCGAGATGCTGACTCTGGACTTCACCTTCCTCATGCTCAGCTTCGGCAGCGCGGTCGGGCTCGTGACCGATTTCATCGGGATCCCCGTCTGGGTTCAGGTACTCATCGCGGCGGCCGCCGCCGCGCTCTTCATCCTCTTCCTCCGACCCCCGCTCATCCGACGACTCCATCGCGGTGAAGACCCGACGAAATCCAATGTCGAAGCTCTCGTCGGGCTGCGTGGAACTGCTCTGCAGGACATCACGCAGATCTCCGGCCAGGTGAAGCTGAGCAACGGCGACACCTGGACTGCTCGCATCGTCGGATCCATGTCCATCCCGCAGGGCTCGCCGATCGCCGTCGTCGCGATCAACGGAGCCACCGCCACAGTCCGCCCCGTCAACGACTAG
- a CDS encoding SDR family oxidoreductase, whose translation MTDVLPAGSLDGKVALVTGSSRGIGADTVRYLAEAGADVVINYRNKAPRAEKLATQLRELGRRVLVVAADLTDPASVAEMFDAVKSEFGRLDVLVLNASGGMESGMAEDYALTLNRDAQVNVLEAATPLLSDGARVVFVTSHQAHFIRTTPTMPEYEPVALSKRAGEDALRERIPALAEKGIGFTVVSGDMIEGTITATLLERANPGAIAERRESAGKLYNVSEFAAEVARAAVDPVPSDNTRLVGDVSGFHAE comes from the coding sequence GTGACCGACGTTCTTCCCGCAGGTTCCCTCGATGGCAAGGTCGCTCTTGTCACCGGATCGTCACGGGGCATCGGCGCCGACACCGTGAGGTATCTGGCAGAGGCGGGTGCCGACGTCGTCATCAACTACCGCAACAAGGCGCCCCGCGCCGAGAAGCTCGCCACCCAGCTGCGTGAGCTGGGCCGCCGGGTGCTCGTCGTCGCGGCGGACCTGACCGACCCGGCGTCCGTCGCCGAGATGTTCGACGCCGTGAAGTCGGAGTTCGGGAGACTCGACGTGCTCGTGCTGAATGCCTCGGGAGGCATGGAATCCGGCATGGCGGAGGACTACGCGTTGACCCTCAACCGGGATGCCCAGGTGAACGTGCTCGAGGCGGCGACCCCCCTGCTGTCCGACGGCGCACGGGTCGTCTTCGTCACCAGCCACCAGGCTCACTTCATCCGCACGACTCCGACGATGCCGGAGTACGAGCCCGTCGCTCTCTCGAAGCGCGCCGGCGAAGACGCCCTGCGCGAGCGGATTCCGGCTCTGGCCGAGAAGGGGATCGGCTTCACCGTCGTCTCCGGCGACATGATCGAGGGGACCATCACCGCGACGTTGCTCGAACGGGCGAACCCGGGCGCGATCGCCGAGCGACGTGAGTCCGCGGGCAAGCTCTACAACGTCTCGGAGTTCGCAGCGGAGGTCGCTCGTGCTGCGGTCGATCCGGTGCCGTCCGACAACACCCGTCTGGTGGGCGATGTGAGCGGTTTCCACGCTGAATGA